A DNA window from Bacteroides sp. contains the following coding sequences:
- a CDS encoding polysaccharide deacetylase family protein: protein MNYLYAPPYCLRIATKKSLCWKISTEEKKIFLTFDDGPTPEVTDKILKILRDHQAKATFFILGKNAQDNPRLIEAIHTGGHTLGSHGWDHLNGWKTPLDLYAENAGRFPMPHKEPLFRPPYGCITPAQIRDLRKRGFKIVMWSVLSRDYEPSLDQEKAFNKIVSLTRKGSILVFHDSVKAASNCLALLPRVLEHFAARGFAFEAMASGA from the coding sequence TTGAATTATCTCTATGCCCCTCCATATTGCCTGAGAATTGCAACAAAAAAGAGTCTTTGCTGGAAGATTTCCACAGAGGAAAAGAAAATTTTCCTGACCTTCGATGATGGCCCTACTCCGGAGGTTACTGATAAAATCCTGAAGATTCTTAGGGACCACCAAGCCAAAGCCACTTTTTTTATCCTGGGGAAAAACGCCCAGGATAATCCCCGCCTGATTGAAGCGATTCATACAGGAGGCCATACCCTGGGAAGTCATGGCTGGGATCATCTGAACGGCTGGAAGACCCCTCTCGACCTTTATGCAGAGAATGCCGGAAGGTTTCCCATGCCTCATAAAGAGCCCTTGTTCCGTCCTCCCTATGGCTGTATCACACCCGCGCAGATCCGTGACTTAAGGAAACGAGGCTTTAAAATTGTCATGTGGTCTGTGCTTAGCCGAGATTATGAACCCAGCCTTGATCAGGAAAAGGCTTTTAATAAGATAGTGTCACTAACTCGCAAGGGTAGCATTCTGGTTTTTCACGACTCGGTAAAGGCTGCCTCCAACTGCCTCGCCCTCCTTCCTCGTGTGCTTGAGCATTTTGCTGCCAGGGGTTTTGCTTTTGAAGCCATGGCAAGCGGGGCATAA
- a CDS encoding biotin/lipoyl-containing protein produces the protein MKKFKFTIHGNVYDVSILNVEENIIDLEVNGSSYQVEVDKTIQRVKTPKLVRQRAVPDTETTPSVGTGAKSPLAASGTIKSPLPGTVLSILCKVGDTVKVGQKLMVLEAMKMENNIEADKEGKISAIKVNPGQSVMEGDVLMEIGA, from the coding sequence ATGAAGAAATTTAAATTTACCATACACGGGAATGTTTATGATGTCAGCATTCTCAATGTCGAGGAAAATATTATCGACCTCGAAGTGAATGGCTCATCTTACCAGGTGGAGGTAGACAAAACCATTCAGCGTGTAAAAACACCTAAACTGGTCCGCCAGAGGGCGGTGCCCGATACCGAAACCACCCCGTCCGTGGGTACTGGAGCCAAAAGCCCCCTTGCCGCTTCCGGAACCATCAAGTCGCCCCTGCCAGGTACCGTCCTCAGCATCCTTTGTAAAGTGGGTGATACTGTCAAAGTGGGGCAAAAGCTAATGGTCCTTGAGGCCATGAAAATGGAAAACAACATTGAAGCGGATAAAGAAGGGAAAATTTCAGCCATTAAGGTCAACCCCGGTCAATCCGTTATGGAAGGCGATGTATTGATGGAAATTGGAGCATAA
- a CDS encoding OadG family protein, protein MMMSVMNLSFPVILAAQATGRAAAEALDDADKFVHEDPYGLIMALLGLSIVFSALVLIYVVISNSRVLFTSSFRQKFKSFFMLKKSEKAVAKIPVEAQDELSGEVNAAIAAAIHLYRSELHDFEDTVLTIKKVSRTYSPWSSKIYGLRNPLGQ, encoded by the coding sequence ATGATGATGTCCGTTATGAACCTTTCTTTTCCCGTAATTCTGGCTGCTCAGGCAACAGGACGAGCAGCCGCTGAAGCCCTCGACGATGCTGATAAGTTTGTTCATGAAGACCCCTATGGTCTTATCATGGCCTTACTTGGCCTTAGCATTGTTTTTTCTGCTCTGGTCCTGATCTATGTCGTCATCTCAAATTCCCGGGTGCTCTTCACTTCCTCTTTCCGGCAAAAATTCAAGAGCTTTTTTATGCTGAAGAAAAGCGAAAAGGCTGTGGCGAAAATCCCCGTTGAAGCGCAGGACGAGCTTTCGGGAGAGGTCAATGCGGCCATCGCTGCGGCCATTCACCTGTATCGGTCTGAACTCCACGACTTTGAAGATACCGTGCTAACGATCAAAAAGGTCTCACGGACTTATTCACCCTGGAGTTCAAAAATTTATGGATTACGCAATCCCTTGGGGCAATAA
- a CDS encoding response regulator: MLGGAPLKILAVDDDPQNLFVLRKILKPQPYELIEATSGFAALKEVQAHHPDLILLDILMPEMDGLEVCRRLKADANTRSIPIIFITALRDTEEMVKGFEAGAVDYITKPFNKLELTARVKTHLDLKQSTDIISEQNLQLKQEVDQRKQTEEKFKALSQAAFEAILFIKNDQIIEVNNASLMVFMHDPEQLLFKPVSLLVPLEGIKELQKILQGESYGPWEMEFLRQDESRFVGQVKHQRFIYRNEQINVLAISDITRLKELEHEVRNAIVDTEERERKRFAMDVHDGLGALLSTLKIYVSLLQKANKTEEERQFLLDEIKSNIGEAVSAAKRIANNLMPSTLNDYGLFPALEVFSQSVMRSGAITIHLKGDRSMDRLDKNREINIYRICTELINNTLKHAGASNIYLELSAGKQKMELQYQDDGQGFDFAEALSGNPGSHGLKNIMTRIQLLNGRLIPAKNKEKGASFHLEIPLN, from the coding sequence ATGCTTGGAGGAGCACCTTTGAAAATCCTGGCCGTGGATGATGATCCGCAGAACTTGTTTGTGCTCAGGAAGATCCTTAAGCCTCAGCCCTATGAGCTGATCGAAGCCACTTCAGGTTTCGCTGCCCTCAAAGAAGTACAAGCCCATCATCCTGACCTGATCCTGCTCGACATCCTGATGCCTGAGATGGATGGCCTGGAGGTATGCCGGCGGCTCAAGGCTGATGCCAACACGCGCAGCATACCCATTATCTTTATCACTGCCCTGCGCGATACCGAGGAAATGGTGAAGGGATTCGAGGCAGGTGCAGTTGATTATATTACCAAACCATTCAACAAACTGGAACTCACCGCAAGGGTCAAGACCCACCTGGACCTGAAGCAGTCGACCGACATCATTTCTGAACAAAACCTGCAACTCAAGCAGGAAGTTGATCAGCGCAAGCAAACCGAAGAGAAGTTTAAGGCGCTTTCACAAGCGGCCTTCGAAGCCATTCTTTTTATTAAAAACGACCAGATCATTGAAGTGAATAACGCCAGCCTGATGGTTTTCATGCACGATCCCGAGCAGCTTCTTTTCAAGCCTGTTTCCCTGCTGGTCCCGCTGGAAGGCATCAAAGAACTGCAAAAAATCCTCCAGGGCGAAAGCTATGGTCCCTGGGAGATGGAATTCCTGCGCCAGGACGAAAGCCGCTTTGTGGGACAGGTTAAACACCAGCGCTTCATTTACCGCAATGAACAGATCAACGTCCTGGCCATCAGCGACATTACACGCTTGAAGGAACTGGAACACGAGGTTCGCAACGCCATTGTTGATACCGAAGAAAGAGAGCGCAAGCGTTTTGCCATGGATGTACACGATGGCTTGGGGGCCTTGCTGTCAACGCTGAAGATCTATGTCAGCCTCCTTCAGAAAGCCAATAAAACTGAAGAAGAACGCCAGTTTCTCCTCGATGAGATTAAGTCCAATATTGGGGAAGCAGTTTCAGCAGCCAAGCGCATTGCCAATAACCTGATGCCCAGCACCCTGAATGACTATGGTCTTTTCCCTGCCCTCGAAGTCTTTTCGCAATCGGTCATGCGGTCGGGGGCCATTACCATTCATCTGAAAGGAGACCGCAGCATGGATCGCCTCGACAAGAACCGGGAGATTAACATTTACCGCATCTGTACTGAACTGATCAACAACACCCTTAAACACGCGGGAGCTTCCAACATTTATCTTGAACTGAGCGCAGGCAAACAGAAAATGGAATTGCAATACCAGGATGATGGCCAAGGATTTGATTTTGCTGAAGCCTTGTCGGGGAACCCCGGAAGCCATGGCTTAAAAAACATCATGACGCGTATACAACTCCTGAATGGCCGCCTGATACCTGCAAAAAACAAAGAAAAGGGAGCTTCTTTTCATTTGGAGATCCCATTAAATTAA
- a CDS encoding alpha/beta hydrolase, producing MNVRYKDALVSFKDQGAGDAVVLIHGYTQSSSVWDFFVEHLIDSFRVITIDLPGHGESECIGEIHPMEQMGEVIKFVLDHLNVNEAVIIGHSMGGYIALSMARVYPKLFRGLGLFHSTSLADSEESKASREKSIKLIREDHQAFLFNFIPELFAPENRERLAPEIDALIVAAKKMTKKAVLAAQEGMKSRSSTLDVLINAKFPVMFIAGQKDSRVPFENIWVQMALTEEAHSLILRNVGHMGFLEAKHQTFDFTRAFIQSCFRLR from the coding sequence ATGAATGTGAGATATAAGGATGCGCTGGTTTCCTTTAAGGATCAAGGCGCAGGAGATGCTGTGGTGCTCATTCACGGTTACACACAATCTTCGTCGGTATGGGATTTTTTTGTGGAACATCTGATTGATTCCTTCCGGGTCATCACCATTGATTTGCCGGGCCATGGTGAAAGCGAATGCATAGGGGAGATCCATCCCATGGAACAAATGGGCGAGGTCATAAAATTCGTTCTCGATCACCTGAATGTTAACGAGGCGGTGATCATTGGCCATTCAATGGGAGGGTACATTGCCCTGTCGATGGCAAGGGTGTATCCCAAGTTGTTCAGGGGACTGGGGCTTTTCCACAGCACATCACTCGCTGACAGCGAAGAATCTAAGGCTTCCCGCGAAAAGAGTATCAAATTGATTCGTGAGGATCACCAGGCTTTTCTCTTCAATTTTATCCCGGAGTTATTTGCCCCTGAGAATCGCGAACGTCTTGCCCCCGAAATTGATGCCCTGATAGTGGCCGCCAAAAAAATGACTAAAAAAGCTGTTCTTGCTGCCCAGGAAGGGATGAAAAGCCGAAGCAGTACGTTGGATGTCCTGATTAATGCCAAGTTTCCCGTCATGTTTATTGCCGGACAGAAGGACTCACGGGTGCCCTTCGAGAATATTTGGGTCCAGATGGCCCTGACCGAAGAAGCACACTCTTTGATCCTCAGAAATGTTGGACATATGGGTTTCCTGGAAGCAAAACACCAAACTTTCGATTTTACAAGGGCTTTCATTCAATCCTGCTTCAGGCTCCGGTAA
- a CDS encoding acyl-CoA carboxylase subunit beta, protein MSFENKIKELLEKRELAKLGGGQKRIDSQHQKGKLTARERIDLLLDEGSFEEFDMFVTHRCNDFGLEKQQYYSDGVITGYGTIDGRLVYVFAQDFTVFGGSLSLAYADKICKVMDKALKIGAPVIGLNDSGGARIQEGVNSLAGYAEIFQRNIMASGVVPQISGIFGPCAGGAVYSPALTDFTIMTKENSYMFVTGPKVVKTVTGEVVTEQELGGAMTHGTKSGVTHFIADDEQEGILLIRKLLSYLPQNNLEEPPMAHCDDPIDRLEDDLNTIIPENPNKPYNVKDVIYAIVDYSEFLEVQRNYAPNIVTGFARFNGISVGIVANQPNYLAGVLDINASRKAARFVRFCDAFNVPLVTLVDVPGFLPGTTQEYGGIIMHGAKLLFAYGEATVPKVTIILRKAYGGAYCVMSSKHLRGDINYAWPMAEIAVMGPKGAIEVLRNKEIKALETEEEKTRFVVEQEKEYLDKFATPYHAAKFGYIDDVIEPRNTRFRIIRALQSLATKKDHNPPKKHSNLPL, encoded by the coding sequence ATGTCTTTCGAAAATAAGATCAAGGAACTCCTCGAAAAAAGGGAGTTGGCAAAACTGGGTGGCGGACAAAAACGCATTGATTCCCAGCATCAGAAAGGCAAACTGACGGCTCGTGAGCGTATCGACCTCCTCCTGGATGAGGGCAGCTTTGAAGAGTTCGACATGTTTGTTACCCACCGCTGCAATGACTTCGGTCTCGAAAAACAACAGTATTATTCCGATGGGGTCATTACCGGATATGGGACCATCGATGGCCGCCTGGTGTATGTCTTTGCCCAGGACTTTACCGTTTTCGGGGGATCGCTTTCCCTGGCTTATGCTGACAAGATTTGCAAGGTTATGGACAAAGCCCTGAAAATTGGAGCCCCCGTGATCGGGCTTAACGACAGCGGCGGAGCACGCATCCAGGAAGGGGTCAACAGCCTTGCAGGATATGCTGAGATTTTTCAGCGCAACATTATGGCCTCTGGTGTCGTGCCACAGATCAGTGGCATCTTTGGTCCCTGTGCAGGGGGTGCCGTATATTCTCCTGCACTCACCGACTTCACCATCATGACCAAGGAAAACAGCTATATGTTCGTGACTGGCCCCAAGGTGGTAAAAACGGTAACAGGGGAGGTGGTTACAGAGCAGGAACTGGGAGGTGCCATGACCCATGGAACCAAGTCGGGGGTTACCCATTTTATTGCCGATGATGAGCAGGAGGGTATTTTGCTGATTCGCAAACTCCTCAGCTACCTGCCCCAGAACAACCTCGAAGAACCTCCTATGGCGCATTGCGATGATCCCATCGACCGTTTGGAGGACGACCTTAATACCATTATCCCTGAAAATCCGAACAAGCCTTACAATGTCAAGGATGTTATATACGCCATTGTGGATTATAGTGAGTTCCTGGAAGTCCAGCGCAACTATGCACCAAACATCGTCACCGGCTTTGCCCGTTTCAATGGCATTTCAGTGGGTATCGTGGCCAACCAGCCTAATTATCTGGCCGGTGTGCTTGACATCAATGCCTCAAGAAAAGCGGCCCGCTTTGTCCGTTTCTGCGATGCTTTCAATGTACCGCTGGTAACCCTGGTCGATGTGCCCGGCTTCCTGCCCGGGACGACCCAGGAATATGGCGGTATCATTATGCACGGTGCCAAACTCCTCTTTGCCTATGGCGAAGCTACCGTGCCAAAGGTCACAATCATTCTTCGCAAAGCTTATGGTGGAGCATATTGCGTGATGAGTTCCAAGCATTTAAGGGGTGACATTAACTATGCCTGGCCAATGGCAGAAATTGCCGTGATGGGTCCCAAAGGTGCCATTGAGGTGTTGCGAAACAAAGAGATCAAAGCCCTTGAAACGGAAGAGGAAAAAACCAGGTTTGTGGTGGAACAAGAAAAGGAATATCTCGATAAGTTTGCCACCCCTTACCATGCAGCCAAGTTTGGGTATATTGATGATGTGATCGAACCGCGAAATACCCGCTTCAGGATAATCCGAGCCCTCCAGTCGCTGGCCACAAAAAAGGATCACAACCCACCCAAGAAGCACTCAAACCTGCCATTGTAA
- a CDS encoding response regulator transcription factor, with the protein MEKKLKVMIVEDHHIFRKGLNMLLREMPEVTICGEATNGQEFLDTFEKLQPDIIFMDIQMPVLNGIEATKEALRRDPELKIVAISMFGEEEYLVSMLEAGVKGFLLKTAEEHELKKALSLVADNKNYFSDELIPTLTTSLVKSRNKEETREPELREELTRREVEVLELICKGYTIKEIADKLFISQRTVDGHKANLFRKAGVDSSVKLVTFAIKNGLYKV; encoded by the coding sequence ATGGAAAAGAAACTTAAGGTAATGATCGTGGAAGATCATCACATATTCCGCAAAGGCTTGAATATGCTTCTCAGAGAAATGCCCGAAGTCACTATCTGTGGAGAAGCCACCAATGGCCAGGAATTCCTTGACACCTTCGAGAAACTGCAGCCCGATATTATTTTCATGGATATCCAGATGCCGGTGCTTAACGGCATTGAAGCCACCAAGGAGGCCCTTCGCCGTGATCCTGAACTGAAGATCGTGGCCATAAGCATGTTTGGCGAGGAGGAATACCTGGTTAGCATGCTGGAAGCCGGAGTAAAGGGATTTCTTTTAAAGACTGCTGAAGAACACGAACTGAAAAAAGCCCTGTCGCTGGTGGCCGACAACAAAAACTATTTTTCCGATGAATTGATTCCCACCCTGACCACCTCACTGGTAAAAAGCCGGAACAAGGAAGAAACCCGCGAACCTGAACTTCGCGAAGAACTAACCCGCCGTGAGGTAGAAGTCCTTGAGCTGATTTGCAAGGGTTACACCATCAAGGAAATCGCCGACAAATTGTTTATCAGCCAGCGAACCGTTGACGGGCATAAGGCTAACCTGTTCCGCAAGGCAGGCGTTGACAGCAGCGTAAAGCTGGTCACCTTTGCCATCAAAAACGGCCTCTACAAAGTGTAA
- the mce gene encoding methylmalonyl-CoA epimerase — MKLSHIEHIGIAVKNLEESIQFYEGVLGLKCYAIEEVKDQRVKTAFFMVGQTKIELLESTDPEGPIGKFIEKKGEGVHHLAFAAQGIEGALDELQDKGVLLIDKTPRKGAEGLDIAFLHPKSTHGVLMELCENKNKS, encoded by the coding sequence ATGAAGCTCTCCCATATTGAACACATTGGCATTGCAGTTAAGAATCTGGAAGAATCCATTCAGTTTTATGAGGGTGTTCTTGGATTAAAATGCTATGCCATCGAAGAAGTTAAGGATCAAAGGGTAAAGACTGCCTTCTTTATGGTAGGCCAGACCAAGATTGAATTGCTTGAATCTACTGACCCGGAAGGACCAATTGGAAAATTCATTGAGAAAAAAGGCGAAGGGGTGCATCACCTGGCCTTTGCAGCCCAGGGCATCGAAGGTGCCCTCGATGAACTTCAGGACAAGGGCGTCCTGCTGATTGACAAAACCCCCCGGAAGGGTGCTGAAGGCCTCGATATCGCATTCCTCCATCCCAAATCGACCCATGGCGTGCTCATGGAACTTTGCGAGAACAAGAATAAATCCTAA
- a CDS encoding Ig-like domain-containing protein, whose amino-acid sequence MPEKKNIWESALRGFLIILTGLFFFACANVVSPAGGPTDETPPMVVRSTPSNFSPNFQGGEIRIYFDEFIQLKEINQNLLVSPPLENQPEVRIKGRSVILELNEELRANTTYNFFFGDAISDITESNPIPNFQFVVSTGPFVDSLSVMGQVADAFSLEPSEGIYVMLYENVYDSVPYLERPVYLSKTNKEGFFEITNMRDGQYMMFALEDLNSNFLFDLPNERIAFLDSLVTPEFIEPSSGAPEPGGEREPSEPEGRPGTETIAAGEQADVMIPPGMEQASGDTLEAVTSAPGYRLRMFLEADTLQRLVSSSVPRNGLVNLIFRVPFEDIFLRDLSDTLPDDWYIPEPSLNRDSLSLWMLPPAPDSLWLEVSDAGLVIDTLKISAKPREARGRGAVTETTPSLGLRLNASRSNPLPFFKPLTFSASAPLEHFDKEQIHLMTADSIDVDFSMVFSDSIKRRVGFSDTLGQGASFVMEILPGAFTDIYGITNDTIQAFFSTTQQEDYGMVILNLEMEDSTGSFILQLVDKDGKTLDERIIDAPGIQEYHNLLPGNYGFRMIHDLNENGVWDTGNYLKKIQPEPVYLFRGVLQIRQNWETETNWNVNL is encoded by the coding sequence ATGCCAGAGAAAAAAAATATTTGGGAAAGCGCCCTGCGGGGCTTCCTTATCATTTTAACCGGCCTTTTCTTTTTTGCTTGCGCCAATGTTGTCAGCCCTGCAGGCGGCCCTACCGATGAAACGCCACCAATGGTGGTGCGAAGCACGCCGTCTAACTTCTCCCCAAATTTTCAGGGCGGGGAGATTCGAATCTATTTTGATGAATTTATCCAGCTTAAGGAAATCAACCAGAATTTGCTGGTTTCCCCACCCCTGGAAAACCAACCTGAAGTAAGAATCAAAGGCAGGTCAGTGATTCTTGAGCTGAATGAAGAATTGCGCGCCAACACCACCTATAACTTCTTCTTTGGTGATGCTATTTCTGATATTACCGAAAGCAACCCCATCCCAAATTTTCAGTTTGTGGTTTCAACAGGCCCTTTTGTTGACTCCCTTTCGGTCATGGGGCAGGTTGCCGATGCTTTTTCTCTCGAACCTTCCGAAGGCATCTACGTGATGCTGTATGAGAATGTGTACGACTCGGTACCTTATCTTGAGCGACCGGTTTACCTTTCCAAAACAAACAAGGAGGGTTTTTTTGAGATCACTAACATGCGTGATGGCCAGTATATGATGTTTGCCCTGGAGGATCTGAACTCTAATTTTCTGTTCGATTTGCCCAATGAACGGATTGCCTTTCTTGACAGCCTGGTTACCCCTGAATTTATAGAACCTTCTTCGGGAGCCCCGGAACCTGGTGGTGAGCGAGAACCATCGGAGCCGGAAGGCAGGCCCGGAACCGAAACCATTGCCGCTGGTGAGCAAGCTGATGTCATGATACCTCCTGGAATGGAGCAGGCTTCTGGCGACACCCTTGAGGCCGTGACTTCTGCCCCGGGATACAGGCTGCGTATGTTTCTGGAGGCCGATACCCTGCAACGGTTGGTTTCATCTTCTGTTCCCCGGAATGGCTTGGTTAACCTGATTTTTCGTGTCCCCTTCGAGGACATCTTCCTGCGCGATCTCAGTGATACCCTGCCCGATGATTGGTACATTCCCGAACCTTCCCTGAACCGCGACTCCCTTTCCTTATGGATGCTTCCCCCAGCCCCCGACTCCTTGTGGCTTGAAGTTTCCGATGCCGGGCTGGTCATTGATACCCTAAAGATTTCAGCAAAACCCCGTGAAGCCAGGGGCAGGGGAGCTGTTACTGAAACGACCCCAAGCCTTGGCCTGCGCCTTAATGCCAGCAGGAGCAACCCTTTGCCGTTTTTTAAACCCCTTACCTTTTCCGCTTCTGCCCCGCTTGAACATTTTGACAAAGAACAAATTCACCTGATGACCGCAGACTCTATTGATGTCGATTTCTCCATGGTATTTTCTGATTCGATAAAACGAAGGGTGGGCTTTTCGGACACGCTTGGACAAGGTGCCAGTTTTGTGATGGAAATCCTTCCGGGTGCTTTTACCGATATTTATGGAATTACCAATGATACGATTCAGGCTTTCTTCTCGACGACTCAGCAGGAGGATTATGGCATGGTGATCCTTAATCTTGAGATGGAAGATTCCACCGGCTCGTTTATCCTTCAACTGGTGGATAAGGATGGGAAAACCCTTGACGAAAGGATCATAGACGCCCCCGGCATTCAGGAGTATCACAACCTCCTTCCTGGAAATTATGGCTTCAGGATGATTCACGACCTGAATGAGAATGGGGTGTGGGATACCGGAAACTACCTGAAGAAAATACAGCCTGAACCCGTGTATTTGTTCCGGGGGGTGTTACAGATTCGACAAAACTGGGAAACAGAAACCAATTGGAATGTTAATCTCTGA
- a CDS encoding sodium ion-translocating decarboxylase subunit beta, which yields MDNGVFDFILSQFSEFFGYTAFAHFTLGHLVMIIVGIIFITLAITKNYEPLLLIPIGFGILLGNIPFAENTGLQIGLYEEGSVLNYLYFGVMKGVYPPIIFLGIGAMTDFSSLLSQPRLVLLGAAAQLGIFAAYSTSLMLGFTPEQAGAIGIIGGADGPTAIFLSSKLAPEFIGPIAIAAYSYMALVPVIQPPIMRLLTTKKERVIRMKPPRAVSKQEKIVFPVIGILLTAFIMPTSLPLLGMLFFGNLLKESGVTNRLAETARTSLIDIITIFLGLTVGASTQATVFLTKESLLIFGLGAASFVVATIGGVLFAKLMNFLSKEGNRINPLIGNAGVSAVPDSARVSQHIGLEYDRSNHLLMHAMAANVSGVIGSAIAAGILLSFLT from the coding sequence ATGGATAACGGCGTTTTTGATTTTATTCTCAGTCAATTCAGCGAGTTTTTTGGTTATACCGCCTTTGCCCACTTTACCCTCGGGCACCTGGTAATGATAATCGTAGGGATTATTTTTATTACACTGGCTATCACCAAAAACTACGAACCCCTGCTGCTGATCCCCATTGGCTTCGGAATCCTGCTGGGAAACATCCCCTTTGCCGAAAATACGGGTTTACAAATCGGCCTCTACGAAGAAGGCAGTGTGCTCAATTACCTGTATTTCGGGGTAATGAAAGGGGTTTATCCACCCATCATTTTCCTTGGGATTGGTGCAATGACCGACTTCTCATCCCTCTTGTCACAACCCCGCCTGGTACTCCTGGGGGCTGCCGCACAATTGGGAATCTTTGCTGCCTATTCAACGTCCCTTATGCTTGGATTTACCCCTGAGCAGGCAGGCGCCATTGGCATTATCGGTGGTGCTGACGGCCCCACCGCTATCTTCCTCTCATCCAAACTGGCTCCTGAATTTATCGGACCCATCGCCATTGCCGCCTATTCTTATATGGCCCTGGTGCCGGTGATACAACCGCCCATAATGAGGCTGCTGACCACCAAAAAGGAACGGGTGATCCGGATGAAGCCCCCGAGGGCAGTTTCAAAGCAAGAGAAGATCGTCTTCCCTGTCATTGGGATTCTGCTCACTGCTTTCATTATGCCAACTTCCTTGCCCCTGCTGGGGATGCTCTTTTTTGGCAACTTGCTCAAAGAAAGCGGCGTTACCAACCGCCTGGCTGAGACCGCACGCACCTCCCTGATCGATATCATAACAATTTTCCTTGGATTGACCGTTGGTGCTTCAACCCAGGCTACCGTATTTCTTACCAAAGAATCTCTGCTGATTTTCGGGCTGGGGGCTGCTTCCTTTGTTGTAGCTACCATTGGCGGCGTCCTTTTTGCAAAGCTGATGAACTTCCTCTCGAAGGAAGGCAACAGGATTAACCCTTTAATCGGGAACGCCGGCGTTTCTGCTGTTCCCGACAGTGCCCGGGTCTCACAACACATCGGCCTTGAATATGACCGCAGCAACCACTTGCTGATGCATGCCATGGCAGCCAACGTTTCGGGAGTCATTGGCAGTGCCATTGCGGCCGGGATTCTGCTCAGTTTCCTGACCTAA